A region from the uncultured Sunxiuqinia sp. genome encodes:
- the rpsE gene encoding 30S ribosomal protein S5: MKKVKTTDIELKDRLVAINRVTKVTKGGRTFSFSAIVVVGNEDGIVGWGLGKASEVTTAIAKGVDAAKKNLVKIPIHKGTIPHEQLAKFGGARVFLKPASSGTGVKAGGAMRAVLESVGVHDILAKSKGSSNPHNLVKATFNALLELRDAYTVADQRGVSLGKVYKG, translated from the coding sequence ATTAAGAAAGTCAAAACGACAGACATTGAACTTAAGGACCGTTTGGTTGCAATTAATCGTGTAACCAAAGTGACCAAAGGGGGTAGAACTTTCAGCTTTTCAGCAATTGTTGTAGTAGGTAACGAAGACGGCATTGTTGGATGGGGACTTGGTAAAGCAAGTGAAGTAACTACCGCGATTGCAAAAGGGGTGGACGCTGCGAAAAAGAATTTAGTGAAAATTCCTATTCACAAAGGAACAATCCCACATGAGCAACTCGCTAAATTTGGTGGTGCCCGTGTATTCTTAAAACCTGCATCATCAGGTACCGGAGTAAAAGCCGGTGGTGCGATGCGTGCAGTATTAGAGAGTGTTGGAGTACATGACATCCTCGCAAAGTCAAAAGGATCGTCAAACCCTCATAACTTGGTTAAAGCAACATTTAACGCATTACTCGAACTGAGAGATGCTTATACTGTTGCTGATCAACGTGGAGTTTCTTTAGGAAAAGTATATAAAGGATAG
- the rplR gene encoding 50S ribosomal protein L18 — MALTKHKRRYRIKKRIRKIVTGTSERPRLSVFRSNKQIYAQLVNDLDGSTLLAVSSLNKEISEQEGNKVNQAALVGKALAEKAKTAGIENVVFDRNGYLYHGRVKQLAEAAREGGLKF, encoded by the coding sequence ATGGCTTTAACGAAACACAAAAGAAGATATAGAATTAAAAAGAGAATCCGGAAAATTGTAACCGGAACTTCTGAAAGACCACGTTTAAGTGTATTCAGAAGCAACAAGCAAATTTACGCCCAATTGGTAAACGATTTGGACGGAAGCACTTTGCTTGCGGTCTCTTCATTGAATAAAGAAATCAGCGAACAAGAAGGCAATAAAGTAAATCAAGCTGCATTAGTAGGAAAAGCATTAGCTGAAAAAGCGAAAACAGCCGGAATTGAAAATGTTGTGTTCGATCGTAATGGATATTTGTATCACGGTAGAGTAAAACAATTAGCTGAAGCTGCCCGTGAAGGTGGCCTTAAATTTTAA
- the rplF gene encoding 50S ribosomal protein L6, translated as MSRIGKLPIEIPAGVTINVSNENVVSVKGKLGELLQKVDPEIEVAVEDNQVVVKRPTDQKRHRALHGLYRSLVSNMVLGVSEGFEIKLELVGVGYRAENQGQLLDLVLGYSHHTYLHLPEEVKVEAVTDKRNNPIVTLKSCDKQLIGQVAAKIRSFRAPEPYKGKGVKFVGEELRRKAGKSAAAK; from the coding sequence ATGTCAAGGATAGGTAAATTGCCAATCGAAATACCAGCCGGAGTAACCATTAACGTTTCCAACGAAAATGTAGTAAGCGTTAAAGGAAAACTTGGTGAGCTTTTGCAAAAGGTAGACCCGGAAATTGAAGTAGCCGTTGAAGACAACCAAGTTGTTGTTAAACGACCAACTGATCAAAAAAGACATCGTGCATTGCACGGTCTTTACCGTTCATTGGTTAGCAATATGGTACTTGGTGTTTCCGAAGGTTTTGAAATTAAATTGGAACTTGTTGGGGTAGGTTATCGTGCCGAAAACCAAGGACAGCTATTAGACTTGGTACTTGGGTATTCTCACCATACATACCTACATCTTCCAGAAGAAGTTAAGGTTGAAGCTGTAACCGATAAAAGAAACAATCCAATTGTAACTTTAAAAAGCTGCGACAAACAGTTAATCGGTCAAGTTGCTGCCAAAATACGTTCATTCAGAGCACCAGAACCATACAAAGGAAAAGGTGTGAAGTTTGTCGGTGAAGAGTTAAGACGTAAAGCTGGTAAGTCAGCCGCTGCTAAATAG
- the rpsH gene encoding 30S ribosomal protein S8: protein MTDPIADFLTRVRNAQSAKQRVVDIPASNIKKEMTKILKDKGYILNYKFEDDVNYQGSIKIALKYHPETKQPAIKSIKRISKPGLRQYCDSDNIPRVLNGLGVAIISTSRGVISDKEARDLNVGGEVLCYVY from the coding sequence ATTACAGACCCTATAGCAGATTTTTTGACACGCGTTCGTAATGCACAGTCTGCAAAACAACGTGTTGTTGATATCCCTGCTTCAAACATAAAAAAGGAAATGACCAAAATCCTGAAGGATAAAGGTTATATTTTGAACTACAAGTTTGAAGATGATGTAAATTACCAAGGTAGCATTAAAATTGCCTTAAAATATCATCCAGAAACAAAGCAGCCAGCCATTAAATCAATCAAAAGAATCAGTAAGCCTGGTTTGAGACAATATTGCGACAGCGATAATATCCCTCGTGTATTGAATGGTTTGGGAGTTGCAATCATATCAACCTCCAGAGGAGTGATTTCTGACAAAGAAGCACGCGATCTCAATGTAGGTGGTGAAGTTTTATGTTACGTTTATTAA